In one Chitinophaga sancti genomic region, the following are encoded:
- a CDS encoding RICIN domain-containing protein, translated as MKKLRYLLFLLCSISTYAQTTRTFYLDFGPNDATNGNITTSPDVNGNYWNNITNTSTSAASVYLLTDKNTSSGALINITAGFSSNGINNGGLLSPGTSLLNDIAINTATQDYFYTDNSASFIIKGLDVSKGYIFYFFGTRNDPEVRKSNYTLTGSNTYSATLQTSGTNLGGTGYNGNNSTILTTSTIAPDAKGQIAITVKRETGSFAYIGVLKIQEIRLPITPLKTTYIDFGPSDVTNGNITTSPDINGNYWNNVTNIATTAAKVNLVDKTNASTGASIKITSGFSSNGILNGGLLSPDASLLGDFAIHTATQDYFFTSTSSSLSIRGLDKTKGYVFSAFGTRNDPEKRVSGYAITGATFYNGTLQTSGTNLGGSGNNGNTKTILTSDIIIPDDNGQINLTLTRNEGSFGYLGILKINQVNPVTFEPYCPTKEASRIAIMGSSVPSGTGATNNQGYAQLYAQLLTTRASSGTGQTWNVSNISVPGNSTLSVINRWDKDLLPLCSKYVIYALSLGNEGITTGGQAIFDQFRDNMKLLINKARQQGIEPIITNCYSREDYTTAEYNFIKQMNLLIHSWNVASINLLGALDNGAGKWATGYKYDDLHPNDAGHLEFEYAIVPSLFDALKAGKTQPYFIDGTSLNLSPASGYKLQIKPEEILHSFTYAFDIQTSATGQVAELSTVSGQKLLVINVSGKLDYSPGISGTTTITDNQWHKVTLTHYYAMGKTLLYIDKVLQGSIAEKIVTTSFDLNGTSAPTANYRTLLLHRSGMTPEEISAMVDANLLKSSLELYAPLDGANDPLVNLAQSTNTLKKVKLIAGNYYLQNRYSKLYMDVDDSQITADGANIQQWEYNGGSNQQFTFNYLGNDIYTITCVKSGKSMDVSAVSTADGANVQQWTYVAGGNQQFTMVPLDSDYYKIIAKHSNKLVEVSNFSTVNGGNVQQWTDVNQTSGQWKLIKVENSVRMAKIVSKEITVYPNPAVSTLYINGLKDHANIKIYNASGQLELTGYGASIGVDKLSTGVHFVHLQSTGVYKVIKFVKQ; from the coding sequence ATGAAAAAACTACGCTATCTCTTATTCCTCCTATGTTCCATTTCCACCTACGCTCAGACCACCCGAACCTTCTACCTGGACTTCGGACCCAATGATGCCACCAACGGCAACATCACTACCAGCCCTGACGTAAATGGCAACTACTGGAACAACATCACAAATACCAGCACCTCCGCTGCTTCGGTATACCTCTTAACAGACAAAAACACCTCCTCCGGTGCCCTCATCAACATCACGGCCGGATTCAGCTCCAATGGCATCAACAACGGAGGCCTGCTGTCTCCCGGCACCTCCCTGTTGAACGATATCGCTATCAACACCGCCACGCAGGATTATTTCTACACAGATAATTCTGCCAGCTTTATCATCAAAGGTCTCGACGTCAGCAAAGGTTACATCTTCTATTTCTTTGGTACCCGAAATGATCCTGAAGTCCGCAAATCAAACTATACATTAACAGGCAGCAATACTTACAGCGCTACCCTCCAGACTTCCGGCACAAACCTCGGCGGCACCGGTTATAACGGTAATAACAGTACGATCCTCACCACCAGTACCATTGCACCAGATGCCAAAGGCCAGATCGCCATCACCGTCAAACGGGAAACAGGTTCCTTCGCCTATATCGGTGTCCTGAAAATTCAAGAAATCAGGCTGCCCATCACGCCCTTAAAAACAACTTACATCGACTTCGGTCCTAGCGATGTCACCAATGGCAACATCACCACCAGTCCTGACATCAATGGCAACTACTGGAACAATGTTACCAATATCGCCACTACCGCCGCCAAAGTGAACCTCGTAGATAAAACAAATGCATCCACAGGTGCCTCCATCAAAATCACCAGCGGTTTTTCTTCCAACGGCATTCTCAATGGCGGTTTATTATCTCCCGATGCCAGCTTACTCGGTGATTTTGCCATCCACACCGCCACACAGGATTACTTTTTCACCTCCACCTCATCCAGCCTTTCTATCAGGGGATTAGATAAAACAAAAGGCTACGTATTCAGTGCATTCGGTACCCGCAATGATCCTGAAAAAAGAGTATCAGGCTACGCAATCACCGGCGCCACTTTTTACAATGGCACCCTGCAAACCTCCGGCACAAATCTGGGAGGCTCCGGCAATAATGGCAACACAAAAACCATCCTGACATCAGACATCATAATACCTGACGACAATGGCCAGATAAACCTGACGCTTACACGGAACGAAGGTTCTTTCGGCTACCTGGGCATCCTGAAAATAAACCAGGTGAACCCTGTCACTTTCGAGCCTTACTGCCCTACAAAAGAAGCCAGCCGTATCGCCATCATGGGCTCCTCCGTACCCTCCGGTACCGGTGCTACGAACAACCAGGGTTATGCACAACTCTATGCGCAGTTGCTTACCACAAGAGCCAGTAGCGGAACAGGACAAACCTGGAATGTATCCAATATCTCAGTACCTGGAAACAGTACCCTCAGCGTCATTAACCGCTGGGATAAAGACTTGTTGCCACTCTGTAGTAAGTACGTGATCTACGCCCTCTCATTAGGAAATGAAGGTATCACCACCGGTGGTCAGGCCATCTTTGATCAGTTCCGGGACAACATGAAGCTCCTGATCAATAAGGCAAGACAACAAGGTATCGAACCCATCATCACCAATTGCTACAGCCGTGAAGATTACACAACTGCCGAATACAATTTCATCAAACAAATGAATCTCCTGATTCATTCCTGGAATGTAGCGAGCATCAATCTCCTGGGCGCACTTGATAACGGAGCAGGCAAATGGGCTACCGGTTATAAATACGACGATCTGCACCCCAATGACGCCGGACATCTTGAATTTGAATACGCCATCGTGCCCTCTTTATTTGATGCACTAAAAGCAGGAAAGACACAACCTTATTTCATCGATGGCACCTCCTTAAATCTAAGTCCTGCCAGCGGCTATAAATTACAGATCAAACCGGAAGAGATCCTCCATTCCTTTACCTATGCTTTTGACATCCAAACCTCCGCAACAGGTCAGGTGGCAGAACTAAGCACTGTCAGCGGGCAAAAACTATTAGTGATTAACGTCTCCGGTAAACTGGATTATTCTCCCGGAATCTCAGGCACAACTACAATAACCGATAACCAATGGCATAAAGTAACACTTACGCATTACTATGCAATGGGGAAAACGCTTTTATACATTGATAAGGTATTACAAGGCTCCATTGCAGAAAAGATAGTCACCACCAGCTTCGACCTGAATGGCACCAGTGCACCAACTGCTAATTACCGCACCTTGCTGCTACATCGTTCAGGCATGACACCTGAAGAAATCAGCGCCATGGTAGATGCCAACCTGCTGAAATCAAGCCTGGAACTATACGCGCCGCTGGATGGCGCAAATGATCCACTGGTGAACCTTGCTCAAAGTACCAACACACTGAAAAAAGTGAAACTGATAGCAGGTAACTACTATCTCCAGAACCGCTATAGTAAATTATATATGGATGTAGATGATAGCCAGATAACCGCAGATGGTGCAAACATCCAGCAATGGGAATATAACGGAGGCTCCAACCAACAATTTACCTTCAACTATTTAGGCAATGATATTTATACAATAACCTGTGTCAAATCCGGTAAGTCAATGGATGTATCCGCTGTGAGTACAGCAGATGGTGCCAATGTACAGCAATGGACCTATGTTGCCGGCGGAAATCAGCAATTCACGATGGTGCCCTTAGATAGCGACTATTATAAGATCATCGCCAAACATAGCAATAAACTCGTAGAGGTATCCAATTTCAGTACAGTAAATGGTGGTAATGTGCAACAATGGACAGATGTCAATCAAACCAGTGGTCAATGGAAATTAATAAAAGTTGAAAATAGTGTACGCATGGCAAAGATCGTCAGCAAGGAAATCACCGTATATCCCAATCCCGCTGTCTCTACCTTATATATCAACGGTCTCAAAGACCATGCAAATATAAAGATCTATAATGCCTCAGGGCAATTAGAGTTAACCGGGTACGGAGCATCCATCGGTGTAGACAAGCTAAGCACCGGTGTACATTTCGTGCACCTGCAATCCACAGGCGTTTATAAAGTGATCAAGTTTGTAAAGCAATAA
- a CDS encoding AraC family transcriptional regulator — protein MAKKRAPIPVNPMANQFGSGIAMEKLLVEKLNPKEKEEAGRAHREDGHSFFLLEKGKVTIEIDFEKIHIKPASLIYLHPNQVHRITTFENVAVCVWSINNEYLHPEYLEILEELTPARPILLKKETVSLLSDAVALGMRFMERQEDKLFHASIKDSCNALVALSISQFLDQNQSSLKGGRFETVTKSFRTLLERNYIQDKRPAAYAKKLNISIPYLNECVRHTTGFSVSHHIQQRVILEAKRLLVHSDQAIKEIATTLGYDDYPYFSRLFTKVTGKTPMAFRNKNLD, from the coding sequence ATGGCTAAGAAACGCGCACCAATTCCAGTCAATCCAATGGCGAATCAATTCGGTTCCGGTATTGCCATGGAAAAATTATTAGTGGAAAAGTTAAACCCAAAAGAAAAAGAAGAAGCAGGAAGAGCACATCGTGAAGATGGCCATTCCTTCTTCCTCCTTGAAAAAGGCAAAGTCACCATCGAGATCGACTTTGAAAAGATCCATATCAAACCCGCCAGCCTCATATATCTCCATCCTAACCAGGTGCATCGCATCACCACATTCGAAAATGTAGCCGTCTGCGTTTGGTCGATCAACAATGAATACCTCCATCCCGAATACCTGGAAATACTGGAAGAACTCACACCCGCCAGACCAATACTCCTAAAGAAAGAAACCGTTTCCCTGCTTTCTGATGCAGTAGCCTTAGGCATGCGATTCATGGAAAGACAAGAAGATAAACTATTTCACGCAAGCATCAAAGATAGCTGCAATGCATTGGTGGCATTATCCATTTCGCAATTCCTGGACCAAAATCAATCAAGCCTCAAAGGCGGAAGATTTGAAACAGTTACAAAGTCTTTCAGGACTTTATTAGAACGCAACTACATCCAGGATAAACGTCCGGCAGCCTACGCAAAAAAACTTAATATCTCCATTCCTTATCTGAATGAATGTGTCAGGCATACAACCGGGTTTTCCGTATCTCATCATATTCAGCAACGCGTAATCCTCGAAGCAAAACGATTACTCGTTCATTCCGACCAGGCCATTAAAGAGATTGCAACCACATTAGGCTACGACGACTATCCTTATTTCTCCAGGCTCTTTACCAAAGTAACCGGAAAAACACCCATGGCCTTCCGGAACAAAAACCTCGATTAG
- a CDS encoding winged helix-turn-helix transcriptional regulator, which translates to MDIECQSDFIKVNNKLYPCTVSVAMDLVGGKWKAVILYHLKDEEKRYNELRKALPGVTERTLSIQLKQLEADELIEKKVYGKKPPLKVVYSLTEFGKSCTPLLNAILGWGNMVAEKKGEFVKA; encoded by the coding sequence ATGGATATAGAATGTCAAAGTGATTTTATAAAGGTCAACAATAAATTATATCCCTGTACAGTAAGTGTAGCAATGGATCTGGTAGGAGGGAAGTGGAAGGCTGTTATATTGTATCATTTGAAAGATGAAGAGAAGCGGTACAACGAATTGAGAAAAGCATTGCCGGGAGTGACAGAAAGAACATTGAGCATACAATTAAAACAACTGGAGGCGGACGAGTTGATCGAAAAGAAAGTGTATGGCAAAAAGCCGCCCTTGAAAGTGGTGTATAGCTTAACGGAGTTTGGTAAATCCTGCACGCCCCTGCTGAATGCCATACTGGGATGGGGTAATATGGTCGCAGAGAAAAAAGGGGAATTCGTAAAAGCATAA
- a CDS encoding amidohydrolase family protein has protein sequence MRIVTLEEHASFPEMSAYLPESILKERRSLGLMQDKLADITGERLNSMQATGITTQVLSVENTDVYLLPGKEAANFAAKYNDLLAEKIKDHPASFTAFAVLPVTSPEAAADELERTVKTYGFKGAMIKGTINGAFLDAPKFAPILERAAQLGVPIYIHPGIPPQEVINAYYSNVGDSTGPNEAIACYGWGWHSETAIHILRLLAAGIFDKYPGLKIIIGHMGEMLPMMWSRANNVFKPGVAGKNQRTLADTFREQLFITTSGIFTPAPLQLAIDTIGIDNIMFSIDYPFSTNQMGLDFLNNLQLPAEQLAKIAHLNADKLLGLK, from the coding sequence ATGAGAATAGTAACCTTAGAGGAGCACGCTTCCTTCCCGGAAATGAGCGCCTACCTTCCTGAAAGTATATTGAAAGAAAGACGCTCCTTAGGGCTGATGCAGGATAAACTGGCAGACATTACAGGTGAACGTTTAAATTCTATGCAAGCAACTGGTATTACCACCCAGGTGTTATCAGTAGAAAACACCGATGTATACCTGCTACCTGGTAAGGAGGCGGCCAATTTTGCGGCAAAGTACAATGATCTGCTAGCGGAGAAAATAAAGGATCACCCGGCATCTTTTACTGCATTTGCCGTGCTGCCAGTCACCAGCCCCGAAGCTGCTGCTGATGAACTGGAACGCACTGTAAAAACTTATGGATTTAAGGGTGCAATGATCAAAGGCACCATCAATGGAGCGTTCCTGGATGCACCTAAATTTGCGCCTATTTTGGAGCGGGCAGCGCAACTTGGGGTACCGATCTATATTCACCCCGGAATACCGCCCCAGGAGGTTATAAATGCCTATTACAGCAATGTAGGGGATAGCACAGGGCCTAATGAAGCCATTGCCTGTTACGGCTGGGGATGGCATTCAGAAACCGCGATCCATATTTTGCGCTTATTGGCCGCGGGTATCTTTGATAAATATCCAGGATTAAAGATCATCATCGGGCATATGGGTGAAATGCTGCCAATGATGTGGTCCAGGGCCAATAATGTTTTCAAACCCGGTGTGGCAGGTAAGAACCAGCGTACGCTTGCCGACACGTTCAGGGAACAACTGTTTATTACGACCAGCGGTATTTTTACACCGGCGCCTTTACAGCTTGCCATTGATACGATCGGTATTGACAATATCATGTTCTCCATAGATTATCCTTTTAGTACGAATCAAATGGGGCTTGATTTTTTAAATAATCTTCAGTTACCTGCTGAGCAGTTAGCAAAAATTGCTCACTTAAATGCGGATAAGCTGCTGGGTCTTAAATAG
- a CDS encoding AraC family transcriptional regulator, whose translation MNSVPVSKLQDRSNLGFQLVPSAKEEATYQQSKDLGAHRDDHYIFFITLEGSGYTVVDFQEKTVGPNTLYYILPDQIHYRIITKKAKGWYLAADPAIVDPACRDVIESWSGFQEPLTLSAEEIKDYDMLLGILYRQAYEQESSISVLHSLLRSFFEMAAVTIQRHAKAEANNSRSAILSMQFKKLLNENIKEFKSPADYAKMLHISAPYLNEALKKTTGSTVSFWIKYKILTEAKRLLYFTDLNVKQIAEELGFDNHSYFSHIFYKETGMTALTFRRQSRERE comes from the coding sequence ATGAACAGCGTTCCGGTCAGCAAACTACAGGATAGAAGTAATCTGGGATTTCAGTTGGTACCGTCGGCCAAAGAAGAAGCCACTTACCAGCAATCTAAAGATTTAGGCGCACACAGGGATGACCATTATATCTTCTTCATTACGCTAGAGGGCTCAGGTTATACAGTTGTAGATTTTCAGGAGAAAACTGTTGGTCCAAATACGCTCTATTACATCCTGCCAGACCAAATACACTATCGCATTATCACAAAGAAAGCAAAGGGATGGTACTTAGCTGCCGATCCGGCTATAGTCGATCCTGCCTGCAGAGATGTAATTGAAAGCTGGTCGGGATTCCAGGAACCACTTACCTTAAGTGCGGAAGAGATTAAAGATTACGATATGCTGTTGGGGATTTTATATCGGCAGGCCTATGAGCAGGAGAGCAGTATTTCTGTGCTGCATTCATTGCTACGTTCTTTTTTTGAAATGGCCGCAGTTACTATTCAACGACATGCCAAAGCGGAAGCAAATAATTCAAGGTCAGCGATTTTATCTATGCAGTTTAAAAAACTGCTGAATGAAAATATCAAGGAATTTAAAAGCCCGGCGGATTATGCGAAGATGCTTCACATTTCAGCGCCATATCTGAATGAGGCATTGAAAAAGACAACCGGTTCTACTGTTTCTTTCTGGATAAAATATAAAATACTGACGGAGGCAAAGCGTCTCCTATATTTTACGGACCTGAATGTAAAACAGATTGCAGAAGAATTAGGATTTGATAATCATTCCTATTTCTCGCATATCTTTTACAAAGAGACGGGTATGACAGCGCTGACTTTTCGCAGGCAATCCAGGGAAAGAGAATAA